GGTTCCTGCGAAAGTTCTCCGAGGCCGCGGGGATGAAGGTGCCCGGAATGGACGAAGCCATCCGCCGCATGGAGGCCGGTGAGGACCCGGAGAAGATCGAGGAGGAACTGGGCCCGCTCTTCGGGGACGAGGAAGGCGGCGAAGAAGGAGAAGACGCTCCCGCCTTCGGGGCGGCGGAAGCCCCTCGTTCCGCCTCCGGAAGGCGCCGCCTCCGCCGCCTTCTGGCCCCCCATCGGGACGACAAGCTCTATCCCCTCGAGTGAGGCCTGGGCAGGCGGTTTTCCCTGAATCTCAGGTCCCGAAGACCCTCAGGGGAGAGGATCTTTCCTCGTAGAGCGCCGCCAGAGCCTCCGGGCGGGAGATCTTCAGCCGGAGTTCGGCGGCGAGGGCGGCCACCTTGGCCCTCGAGATCTTGAGCTTGTCCGGCGCCGTCAGCCGGGAGGGCTTTTCCGCCACCAGGGCCAGGGTCTCCAGGGCGAAGAAGAGGCTGGTGGCGAGGAAAAAGCGGATCTCCTTCTCCTCCAAGGGAAAGATGGACAGGTAGGTCCACGCGCGAGCCAGGTGTGCCGCCGCCGTCCGCAGGACGGGAAGGACCCCTCTGTAGACGGCCTCGTGGCGGTCCGGTCTGGAAAAATCCGCTTCGGTGACCCCCGCCGCGGCGAGGGCGTCCTGCGGGATGAAGCACCAGCCCCGTTCGTAGTCCTCCGCCAGGTCCTTCACGATGTTGACCTTCTGGAGCCCAAGCCCGAACTCCTCCGCATCCGCCTGAAGGCGAAAGAAGAGGGCCCGATCCACATGGGGCGAGTGGATGTAGTACAGGTCCGTGAGGAGGTACCCCACGGTCCCGGCGATGTAATAACAGTAACGGTCCAGGGCCGCCATGGAGGGCAGGCGTTTTAGGGCGCCGGGGCCCTCGCCCATGCGCTCGCTCCAGGCCACCATGCCCTTTCCCATTTCAGTCACCCACCGCGCCATGGCCAGACGGTCCTCCTCGCCGCAGGAGCCGAAGGCCTCGAGAACGGCGGGTGCGCTCCCCAGAAGCTCCCGGTCGGACGAGGAGGCCAGCCCTTCCAGGCGGCGGGCGGCGGCATCGCCCCATCCGGCCGGGCAGGGCCGGATGTCCTTGAGATGGAAGACAACCGGCTCCATGAGGCTCCACCGTTCGGCGGCGGTCAGCCCGGGGGCGTCCTCCACCGTGTCGAGGATCCGGCAGAGCAGGTAGGAAACGCAGACGGAGCCCTTGAGGGGCTCCTTCAACTGGGCGATGGACAGGGCGAAGGTCCGCGAGACTTTCGGCAGGATCCCGTAGCAGGCCTCCCAGGCCCAAACCGGTCTTCTCGCGCCCATTCGGTCCCTCTCTCCCCTCCAGTCTGCACCCGGGGCCCGTGGGCGGGCAAGGGCGGCCGGCCTTCACCCGCGCGCCTCCGGAGGGCCGGGCCGCACGGGGCGCGCGAGCCGTGGAGAACACAAGGGTGGGCGCATCCCGAGGGCTATTGCCACTTGCCGCCTGCCCCGCTAGAGTGGGATCAGGCTCTCAAGGAGACGTACTCATAAGGGGTGGATCATGGGGCGAGACACCAAACGGGGGAGGGGGCGATGGGCATGGGCGGCGATGGCGATGTGCCTGCTGGGAACGGCGGCGAGGGCGGCGGATTGGTTCGTGACGCCCTCGGGCAGCGGCGGAGGCTCTCAGGGCAGCCCCTGTTCCCTGCAAACGGCGTTGAATTCGGCCGGGGGGGGTGACGTCCTCTACCTCGCCGGGGGAACCTATATGGGCGACATGAGCGGGAACGTGGCCCTGATCTCCCACTCCCTCTCCTTGCTCGGGGGGTGGGACGGGGCCGCCTCGGGCACCCCCGTTCGGGATCCAGGGGCCCATCCCTCCATCCTGGACGGCGAGGGCGTCCGGAGGTGTATCGTCGTGAACACGGGCCTGTCCGTCGTCCTCGACGGCCTCACGGTGCAGAACGGGTACGTGGAGGGCGAAGGGGGCGGCGTTTACGCGTACGGTTCGAACCTCACCGTCCAGAACTGCCGCTTCGAGAGCAACTACGCCTTCATCACGGGCTCGACCAACGCTTACGGCGGCGGCATTCGCCTCGTCAACGGCAACCTGACGGCGAGGGACAGCTTTTTTCTCTTCAACGACGCGTACTGCAACGGGTGCAGCGCCCCCCGGGGAGGCGGCATCTCGGTGTCGAGCCAGGGAAGCGTCGTGATCGAAGACTGCGAATTCCAGGGAAACGACTCCTGGCTGGGCGGCGGGCTGGACGTGTACAGCACAGGCGGGGGCTCGCTCCTCATCGAGGATTCGCTCTTCCTTCAGAATGGTCTGAGCACCAGCGTGGGGATCGGCACCACCGGATACGCGGGCGGTGTGTACATGGCGGGAGTCCCGGCCACCCTGACGGGCTGCGTCTTTCGGGAGAACGAGGCCGGCAACGACGCGGGCGCCATACGGGCCGTGGGCGGCGGGCTCACCTTCACCGTGGATCGCTGTTGGTTCCTGGACAACGAAGGGTACTCCGCCCCCGGAATCCAGGTCCTCTCGGGCACCCTGGTGCTGACGAACTCGGTCCTGGCGCGGAACCGGTCCGGGTGGTTTCCCCAGGCCGCCGTGAACCTGCTCAGCAACTCCGAGGCCCTTCTGGACCACGTGACCTTCTCCGAGAACCGAAACGAAAACGGAGGCTACGCCGTGGAGACGGAAGGGGAATCCACGGCATCCCTCGAGAACGTGATCGTGGCGGGCCATTCGGTGGGCCTGTTCGCCAACTCGATGACCACCATCACGGCCGACGGAGTCCTGTGGGGGACCGGCGCATGGGCCAACGACGCCGAGACCGGCGGGAGCGGCACGGTCACGGTGGGCTCCACCACCGTCTCGGGGGACCCGGCCTTCTTGGACCCTGCGAACGGCGACTATCACATCGGCTCGTCGTCGGCGGCGGTGGACCACGGCATCGATTCGGGGGTCCACCACGACATCGACGGGAATCCCCGCCCCATCGGCGCCACCGTGGACCTGGGCGCGGACGAATACGCGCCGCCGCCGGTCGTCACGAGCATCCTCAAGAAGGTCAACCCCTTTCGCTTCATCGTGAACGGCAGCAACCTCCAGGAGGGAATCCGGGTCTACATCAACGGCGTGGAGTGGAACAACCTCACGCGCAAGAGCGCCGCCAAGGTCGTTCTGAAGGGGGGCGCGGCCCTCAAGGCGGCTTTGCCGAAGAACACGGCGGCCACCCTCCGCTTCGTCAACCCCGACGGGGGCGAGGCGACCCTCAACTGGCAGTGGCCGTGAGGGAATGGAGACGGAAGCCGTGGAGAGGCCCGGACAGAGGGGCGAAAGCCCATACCTGTCCACGGCTCCTCGTCCCGTTGATTCGTTGATTCGCCAGCCGGGTTCCCGGTCTCCCCGCGAGGGCGGGCCGGGGAACAGGGGGCACGCCAGGAACGCGAGGCGGAAGGATACCGGATCGGGGAGGCCGTCTTGAGGGGAAACGCCAGGTTCTTCTGGGGCCTTCTCGTCGTGGTCCTCGTCCTGACGGGCGTGACCCAGATTTTCGAGTGGGAACGGCCCGGGGGCCCCGGTCTCCCGAGCCCGGAGCTGGGAGACCTCCCCCTCTACGTGGCCCACTCCCTGATCCGGATCGTGGCGGCCTACGCCTGCGCCCTCCTCTTCTCCCTCCCGTACGGGTACTACGCCGCCGTGCGGCCCCGGGCGGGCAGGATCCTCCTGCCGATCCTCGACATCCTCCAGTCCATCCCCGTCCTGGGGTTCTTCCCCGCCGCCGTATATTTCTTCATCGCCCTGGCGGGAGGGAGCCGCCTGGGCATCGAGATGGCCTCGGTCTTCCTCATCTTCACCAGCCAGGCCTGGAACATGGCCTTCGGGGTCTACGAGTCCTGCTCCACCGTCCCGGAAGACCTGAAGGACGCGGCCCGCTCCCTTGGGCTGGGAGCGGCCTCGACCTACCGAAGCCTGTATTTTCCCGCCTCGATTCCCCGGCTGGTCTACAACTCCATGCTCTCCTGGGCGG
The genomic region above belongs to Acidobacteriota bacterium and contains:
- a CDS encoding right-handed parallel beta-helix repeat-containing protein, whose protein sequence is MAMCLLGTAARAADWFVTPSGSGGGSQGSPCSLQTALNSAGGGDVLYLAGGTYMGDMSGNVALISHSLSLLGGWDGAASGTPVRDPGAHPSILDGEGVRRCIVVNTGLSVVLDGLTVQNGYVEGEGGGVYAYGSNLTVQNCRFESNYAFITGSTNAYGGGIRLVNGNLTARDSFFLFNDAYCNGCSAPRGGGISVSSQGSVVIEDCEFQGNDSWLGGGLDVYSTGGGSLLIEDSLFLQNGLSTSVGIGTTGYAGGVYMAGVPATLTGCVFRENEAGNDAGAIRAVGGGLTFTVDRCWFLDNEGYSAPGIQVLSGTLVLTNSVLARNRSGWFPQAAVNLLSNSEALLDHVTFSENRNENGGYAVETEGESTASLENVIVAGHSVGLFANSMTTITADGVLWGTGAWANDAETGGSGTVTVGSTTVSGDPAFLDPANGDYHIGSSSAAVDHGIDSGVHHDIDGNPRPIGATVDLGADEYAPPPVVTSILKKVNPFRFIVNGSNLQEGIRVYINGVEWNNLTRKSAAKVVLKGGAALKAALPKNTAATLRFVNPDGGEATLNWQWP
- a CDS encoding phytoene/squalene synthase family protein, which codes for MGARRPVWAWEACYGILPKVSRTFALSIAQLKEPLKGSVCVSYLLCRILDTVEDAPGLTAAERWSLMEPVVFHLKDIRPCPAGWGDAAARRLEGLASSSDRELLGSAPAVLEAFGSCGEEDRLAMARWVTEMGKGMVAWSERMGEGPGALKRLPSMAALDRYCYYIAGTVGYLLTDLYYIHSPHVDRALFFRLQADAEEFGLGLQKVNIVKDLAEDYERGWCFIPQDALAAAGVTEADFSRPDRHEAVYRGVLPVLRTAAAHLARAWTYLSIFPLEEKEIRFFLATSLFFALETLALVAEKPSRLTAPDKLKISRAKVAALAAELRLKISRPEALAALYEERSSPLRVFGT